Proteins from a genomic interval of Dasania marina DSM 21967:
- a CDS encoding phosphomannomutase/phosphoglucomutase codes for MVKQKNNNNSPAAKPANAIKTNLVRCALISLLAVCGSFLYLALIEQPNSQREQLDTLANRLADNQVFLLNQAIDTIQLRSHQLATNPQLLAALENGDSARLVTFQIELQRSFPLAISAKIIPLGTLGIAGLDKQQASLRNNIELDMLRRVSNDEKIVIESYRSDKLPLFSLAEAIQGKGKKHAAGALLISYNNTLLHEILSQLDSNLGQTSLVQTLGGNSTLAKIGDAASNAPTITRSTAVNHWQLSFTPSAQLIANHSPASPLIWILLAICLVAILAATALTFGSLNKALADNLALLAARSKGPFSLPGFSDTAQQLLADLKKLEAQIKRKQAAAKQQDDTANINPVDAIAAELGQNSQAGDSAPALPQDIPSTIFRAYDIRGIADQELTDEHCYAIGLAIGSEARDQGQQSLLVAADGRHSSPRIREALSKGILASGCDVIDIGMVPSPLLYFATHQLETQSGVMITGSHNPAEYNGLKIVIAGHTLSEKAISALRDRIVNNKLHSGKGAYRSEVIEDEYIDYIINDVAIAQPLKIVIDAGNGVTGNIAPRLFEELGCDVIPLYCDIDGDFPNHHPDPTVAANLADLIVKVRTEGADLGIAFDGDGDRLGVVTAEGNIVPADRLLMLLAQDVVSRNPGADVIFDVKCTRSLNSLISNYGGRPIMWKTGHSFMKEKMLETGALLGGEFSGHIFFKERWFGFDDGMYAAARLIEILSTTDPDLDAQLSVFPVTVATPELKVASDEQRKFSIIEQLIQQGQFGDGKVSTLDGVRVDFNDGWGLVRASNTTPMLVLRFEANDQQTLSDIQTIFKQQLSNIDSSLQFDF; via the coding sequence ATGGTTAAGCAAAAAAATAATAACAACAGCCCCGCCGCTAAGCCCGCCAATGCGATTAAAACCAATTTAGTACGCTGCGCTTTAATCAGCCTACTAGCCGTGTGCGGCAGCTTTTTATATTTGGCCTTAATTGAACAGCCCAATAGCCAGCGCGAACAGCTAGACACCCTAGCCAACCGCTTAGCCGACAACCAAGTTTTTTTGCTCAACCAAGCCATAGACACTATCCAGCTGCGCAGCCATCAACTGGCTACCAACCCACAATTACTTGCCGCTCTAGAAAACGGCGACTCCGCTCGCTTGGTCACCTTTCAAATTGAACTACAGCGCAGCTTCCCGCTAGCCATTAGCGCCAAAATCATCCCTCTGGGAACATTGGGTATAGCCGGGCTAGATAAACAACAGGCCTCTCTACGCAATAATATTGAGTTGGATATGTTGCGGCGAGTAAGCAACGATGAAAAAATCGTCATCGAGTCTTATCGCAGCGATAAGCTGCCACTTTTTTCACTGGCCGAAGCCATTCAAGGCAAAGGTAAAAAACACGCCGCAGGTGCCTTACTGATTAGTTACAACAACACCCTGCTACACGAGATACTAAGCCAACTAGACAGCAATCTAGGGCAAACTAGCTTAGTGCAAACCTTGGGCGGCAATAGCACTCTGGCAAAAATAGGTGACGCCGCCAGTAACGCGCCTACCATTACCCGCAGCACCGCCGTTAACCACTGGCAGCTCAGCTTCACTCCCTCAGCACAACTGATCGCCAACCACAGCCCCGCCTCGCCACTGATTTGGATACTGCTGGCTATCTGCCTAGTGGCCATACTGGCTGCTACAGCGCTCACCTTCGGCAGCCTAAACAAAGCGCTGGCGGATAATCTGGCGCTATTAGCTGCCCGCAGCAAAGGGCCTTTTAGCTTGCCGGGCTTTAGCGATACCGCGCAACAACTGCTGGCAGACCTGAAAAAACTAGAGGCACAAATCAAAAGAAAACAGGCCGCCGCCAAGCAACAAGACGACACCGCCAACATCAACCCGGTAGATGCTATAGCCGCGGAGCTAGGCCAAAATAGCCAGGCCGGCGACTCAGCGCCAGCACTGCCGCAAGACATCCCCAGCACCATCTTTAGAGCCTACGATATACGCGGCATTGCCGATCAAGAACTCACCGACGAACACTGCTACGCCATAGGCCTAGCCATAGGCAGTGAAGCCCGCGACCAAGGCCAGCAATCGCTACTGGTTGCTGCCGACGGCCGCCACAGTTCACCCCGCATACGCGAGGCGCTGAGCAAGGGCATATTGGCCAGCGGCTGCGATGTGATAGACATAGGTATGGTGCCCAGCCCGCTGCTGTACTTTGCTACTCATCAGCTAGAAACCCAAAGTGGCGTGATGATTACCGGCAGCCACAACCCCGCCGAATACAACGGCCTTAAAATTGTTATTGCCGGCCACACCTTATCCGAAAAAGCCATCAGCGCCCTGCGCGATCGCATAGTTAATAACAAGCTGCACAGCGGCAAGGGCGCCTACCGCAGCGAAGTGATAGAAGACGAGTACATCGATTATATTATTAACGATGTCGCTATCGCCCAGCCGCTAAAAATTGTGATTGATGCCGGCAATGGTGTCACCGGCAACATCGCCCCGCGCTTGTTTGAAGAGCTGGGCTGTGACGTTATTCCCCTTTACTGCGACATAGATGGCGACTTTCCCAATCACCATCCCGACCCTACGGTAGCGGCCAACCTCGCAGATTTAATCGTCAAAGTAAGAACAGAGGGTGCCGACTTAGGCATAGCCTTTGATGGCGACGGCGACCGCCTAGGGGTAGTAACCGCCGAAGGTAATATCGTGCCCGCCGACCGCTTATTAATGCTGCTGGCGCAGGATGTCGTCTCCCGTAACCCCGGTGCCGATGTTATTTTTGATGTTAAATGCACCCGCAGCCTCAACAGCTTAATCAGTAACTACGGCGGCCGCCCCATTATGTGGAAAACCGGCCACTCCTTTATGAAAGAAAAAATGCTAGAAACCGGCGCCTTACTGGGCGGCGAATTTAGCGGCCACATTTTCTTTAAAGAGCGCTGGTTTGGTTTTGACGACGGCATGTATGCGGCGGCACGCTTAATCGAAATTTTAAGCACTACCGACCCCGACCTAGACGCCCAGCTCAGTGTCTTCCCCGTTACCGTAGCCACCCCCGAATTGAAAGTGGCCAGCGACGAGCAGCGCAAGTTCAGCATTATTGAACAGCTCATTCAACAGGGTCAGTTTGGTGATGGCAAAGTCTCCACCCTAGACGGGGTTAGAGTTGATTTTAATGATGGCTGGGGCTTGGTACGCGCCTCGAATACCACCCCCATGTTGGTGCTGCGCTTTGAGGCCAACGATCAGCAAACTCTAAGCGATATCCAAACTATTTTTAAACAGCAGCTGAGCAATATAGATAGCAGCCTGCAGTTTGATTTTTAA
- the argB gene encoding acetylglutamate kinase — protein MSLSRDAATNIANVLTEALPYIQQFTGKTIVVKFGGNAMVDDNLKQQFARDIVLMKLVGMNPVVVHGGGPQIGSLLKRLNIESHFVDGMRVTDSQTMDVVEMVLGGAVNKEIVNLLNTIGGKAVGITGKDGRLIQAKKMTVNHQTPDMTAPEIIDIGHVGEVEKINTGILDTLIDSDFIPVIAPIGVGEDGRSYNINADLVAGKMAEVLKAEKLMLLTNIAGLMNKQGEVLTGLSTPQVDSLIADGTIYGGMLPKIACALSAVKAGVNSAHIIDGRVPHALLLEIFTDVGVGTLITNKN, from the coding sequence ATGTCGCTCTCTAGAGACGCCGCCACCAATATCGCCAATGTGCTAACCGAAGCGCTACCCTATATCCAACAATTTACCGGCAAAACCATCGTTGTGAAATTTGGCGGCAACGCCATGGTAGACGACAACCTCAAACAACAATTTGCCCGCGACATTGTATTAATGAAATTGGTAGGCATGAACCCCGTGGTAGTACACGGCGGCGGCCCGCAAATAGGCTCACTGCTGAAACGCCTCAACATAGAATCCCATTTTGTCGACGGCATGCGCGTTACCGATAGCCAAACCATGGACGTGGTAGAAATGGTTTTGGGCGGCGCAGTCAACAAAGAAATTGTTAACCTACTCAACACTATAGGTGGTAAAGCGGTAGGTATTACCGGTAAGGATGGTCGTTTAATACAAGCCAAAAAAATGACCGTTAATCACCAAACACCCGACATGACGGCGCCTGAAATCATTGATATAGGCCACGTGGGCGAAGTCGAAAAAATTAACACCGGCATTTTAGACACCTTAATTGACAGCGACTTCATACCGGTTATTGCGCCCATAGGCGTAGGCGAAGACGGCCGCTCCTACAATATCAATGCCGACTTAGTGGCGGGCAAGATGGCTGAAGTGCTAAAGGCCGAAAAGTTAATGCTGCTCACCAATATCGCCGGCTTAATGAACAAGCAAGGCGAAGTACTGACGGGTTTATCTACACCACAGGTTGATAGTTTAATTGCCGACGGCACTATATATGGCGGTATGCTACCTAAAATAGCCTGCGCCCTAAGCGCCGTAAAAGCCGGTGTTAACAGCGCCCATATTATAGATGGTCGCGTGCCCCATGCGCTGCTATTAGAAATTTTTACCGACGTAGGCGTGGGTACTTTAATTACCAATAAAAACTAA
- the slmA gene encoding nucleoid occlusion factor SlmA gives MTKKTSRRQQILESLAHMLEISPGERITTAKLAKEVGVSEAALYRHFPSKSKMFEGLIEFIEETIFSRVSLILNDEPQALARCELILTLLLGFSERNPGLCRILTGDALAGETERLRNRVAQFYDRLETQLKQILREAEIREGVRTTLPVNIAANLLLSAAEGRISQFVRSEFQRPPTENWQLQWPVLVNGLMKEALVSS, from the coding sequence ATGACTAAAAAAACATCACGCCGCCAACAAATTTTAGAATCCCTCGCTCACATGCTAGAAATTAGCCCGGGCGAACGCATCACTACCGCCAAGCTGGCGAAAGAGGTGGGGGTTTCTGAAGCTGCACTTTATCGCCACTTCCCCAGCAAATCTAAAATGTTTGAGGGCTTAATTGAGTTTATTGAAGAAACGATATTTAGCCGAGTCAGCCTAATCTTAAATGATGAGCCGCAAGCCTTAGCGCGCTGCGAACTGATACTCACACTGCTGTTAGGCTTTAGTGAACGCAACCCAGGCCTGTGCCGCATATTAACCGGTGACGCCTTAGCCGGCGAAACCGAGCGCTTACGCAACCGCGTAGCGCAGTTTTACGACCGCCTAGAAACCCAGCTTAAGCAGATTTTACGTGAAGCCGAAATCCGCGAAGGCGTACGCACCACCCTACCGGTAAATATCGCCGCCAACCTATTATTGAGTGCCGCCGAAGGCCGCATTAGTCAATTTGTACGCAGTGAATTTCAACGCCCACCCACCGAAAACTGGCAACTACAATGGCCAGTATTGGTTAACGGTTTAATGAAAGAAGCCTTGGTTAGCAGTTAA
- the pyrE gene encoding orotate phosphoribosyltransferase: MHAYQQQFIELAIGQKALCFGEFTLKSGRISPYFFNAGLFCSGAALALLGRCYANAIVESGVEFDVILGPAYKGIPLAAVTACALADHHGRDVPYVYNRKEAKDHGEGGVLVGAPLTGKVLIIDDVITAGTAVREVMTMIEAAGAEPAAVVIGLNRQERGKGALSAIQEVEADYKIPVISIINLQHVINFLREKGSAVELEQVQSYYQQYGV; the protein is encoded by the coding sequence ATGCACGCGTATCAACAACAGTTTATAGAGCTCGCCATAGGCCAAAAGGCCTTGTGTTTCGGCGAGTTCACCTTGAAGTCAGGGCGTATTAGCCCTTATTTTTTTAATGCCGGGTTATTTTGCAGTGGTGCTGCGCTGGCGTTGTTGGGGCGTTGCTATGCCAATGCCATCGTCGAATCTGGGGTAGAGTTTGATGTCATCCTAGGTCCGGCCTATAAGGGTATACCTCTAGCTGCAGTGACTGCCTGTGCCTTGGCCGACCATCATGGTCGCGATGTACCTTATGTGTATAATCGCAAAGAAGCCAAAGATCATGGTGAGGGCGGCGTGTTAGTGGGCGCCCCCTTAACCGGCAAGGTACTGATTATTGACGATGTAATTACCGCGGGTACTGCTGTGCGCGAGGTGATGACTATGATAGAAGCTGCCGGAGCCGAGCCTGCTGCCGTGGTGATAGGCCTCAATAGGCAGGAGCGCGGCAAGGGTGCGCTATCAGCCATACAAGAGGTAGAGGCTGACTATAAAATACCGGTGATCAGCATTATTAATTTACAGCACGTTATCAATTTTTTACGTGAGAAGGGCAGTGCTGTTGAGCTGGAGCAAGTGCAGTCGTATTATCAGCAATACGGTGTATAG
- a CDS encoding exodeoxyribonuclease III has product MRIISFCADGIREAAQAGFYDWLLDQDADFICVQNLQAQEYDLHDEIFFPQGYNPYFFDAVEPNSNGVAIYCRDMPKAIMTGLGFMDFDMEGRYIQADFQNISIGCLLAPSAYQQDAKAQHHKKHFFELFQAHLTKIRNKRREFVICGNWNMAHRDRDVENASQNLNCSGFLPEEQQWMDQLFNNMGYVDAFREINDDNDEFTWWPNGDRNSKDGWRVDYQVVSSGLQPVIEYGAIYKNQVFSSHAPIIMDFDFEM; this is encoded by the coding sequence ATGAGAATTATTAGTTTTTGTGCTGACGGTATCCGTGAAGCCGCCCAGGCGGGCTTTTACGACTGGCTATTAGACCAAGACGCCGATTTTATTTGTGTGCAAAACCTGCAAGCGCAGGAATACGACCTGCACGACGAGATCTTTTTCCCGCAGGGCTATAACCCTTATTTTTTCGATGCGGTAGAGCCTAACTCTAACGGCGTTGCTATTTATTGCCGCGACATGCCCAAGGCCATCATGACCGGCTTAGGCTTTATGGACTTTGATATGGAGGGCCGCTACATACAGGCGGATTTCCAAAATATCAGCATAGGCTGCCTCTTAGCCCCCAGTGCCTACCAGCAAGATGCCAAAGCGCAGCATCACAAAAAGCACTTTTTTGAATTATTCCAAGCCCACTTAACTAAGATACGCAACAAACGCCGCGAGTTTGTGATTTGCGGTAACTGGAATATGGCGCACCGCGATAGAGACGTAGAGAACGCCAGCCAAAACTTAAATTGCTCAGGCTTCCTGCCCGAAGAACAACAGTGGATGGACCAACTATTCAACAATATGGGCTATGTCGACGCCTTCCGTGAAATCAATGACGACAACGATGAATTCACCTGGTGGCCCAATGGCGACCGCAACAGCAAGGATGGCTGGCGGGTAGATTATCAGGTGGTGTCCAGCGGTTTACAGCCGGTGATAGAGTATGGCGCGATTTATAAAAACCAGGTATTTTCCAGCCATGCGCCGATTATTATGGATTTTGATTTTGAGATGTAA
- the rph gene encoding ribonuclease PH has protein sequence MIRPSGRAVDQLRDVSITRNFTCHAEGSVLVCFGNTKVICTASIESRVPPFMRGEGRGWITAEYGMLPRSTGSRMGREAARGKQGGRTVEIQRLIGRSLRAAVDLEALGENSITIDCDVIQADGGTRTASITGACVAMADAIAVMQERGMITGNPLKQMIAAISVGVYQGQAVLDLDYPEDSNAETDMNVIMGDSGGFIEVQGTAEGETYSRDELNQMLDLAGKGINELIAMQKEALAK, from the coding sequence ATGATTAGACCCAGTGGCCGCGCTGTCGACCAATTACGCGATGTTTCTATTACCCGTAACTTTACCTGCCATGCCGAAGGCTCGGTGCTAGTGTGTTTTGGTAATACCAAAGTAATTTGTACCGCGTCTATAGAAAGCCGTGTGCCGCCGTTTATGCGCGGTGAAGGCCGGGGCTGGATAACCGCCGAATACGGCATGCTGCCTCGCTCTACCGGTAGCCGCATGGGCCGTGAAGCCGCCAGAGGCAAACAGGGTGGCCGCACCGTAGAAATACAGCGCCTTATTGGCCGCTCACTGCGTGCCGCGGTAGATCTAGAAGCCTTAGGTGAAAACAGCATCACCATAGATTGCGATGTCATCCAAGCCGATGGCGGTACTCGCACTGCGTCGATTACCGGTGCCTGCGTAGCTATGGCCGATGCCATTGCAGTGATGCAAGAGCGCGGCATGATTACGGGCAATCCGCTGAAGCAAATGATTGCAGCCATTTCGGTAGGGGTATACCAAGGCCAGGCGGTATTGGACTTAGACTATCCAGAAGACTCCAATGCGGAAACCGATATGAACGTTATCATGGGTGACAGCGGCGGCTTTATAGAAGTACAAGGCACCGCCGAAGGCGAAACCTACAGCCGCGATGAGCTCAATCAAATGCTAGATTTGGCAGGTAAAGGCATTAACGAACTTATCGCCATGCAGAAAGAAGCTTTGGCTAAATAA
- a CDS encoding YicC/YloC family endoribonuclease, whose protein sequence is MIRSMTAFARHSSQQDWGTLVWELRSVNHRYLEPSLKLPDTMRALEPAIRDKLRKQLSRGKVECGLRFQLQNHSANEQLNINQDLLAQVISASESIQQQLQQPAPLDALQLMQWPGVLEASDIDSELIQQQALVAFDAALSQLNESRAREGAELKQIIVQRLDAIAEITASVREQMPQILAAQKSKIQERMAELAADLQPERVEQEIVLLAQKADVDEELDRLVTHVNEVRRVLKKGGACGRRLDFLMQELNREANTLSSKAIVSDSTQAAVELKVLIEQMREQIQNIE, encoded by the coding sequence ATGATACGCAGCATGACCGCTTTTGCCCGCCACAGCAGCCAACAAGATTGGGGCACACTGGTTTGGGAGCTACGCTCCGTCAACCACCGCTATTTAGAGCCCAGCCTAAAACTGCCGGATACCATGCGCGCACTAGAGCCCGCCATCCGTGACAAACTGCGCAAGCAGTTAAGCCGCGGCAAAGTAGAGTGCGGCCTGCGCTTTCAACTTCAAAACCATAGCGCTAACGAGCAGCTCAACATTAACCAAGACTTACTAGCACAAGTCATTAGCGCCAGCGAGTCCATACAGCAGCAACTACAACAACCGGCGCCACTAGACGCCCTGCAACTCATGCAATGGCCCGGCGTATTAGAAGCCTCAGATATAGACAGCGAGTTAATTCAGCAACAAGCACTGGTCGCCTTTGATGCCGCCTTAAGTCAGCTCAACGAAAGCCGTGCGCGCGAAGGGGCCGAACTCAAACAAATTATTGTGCAACGGCTAGACGCCATAGCCGAGATTACTGCATCGGTACGCGAGCAAATGCCACAAATACTGGCGGCACAAAAAAGCAAAATACAAGAGCGCATGGCCGAACTGGCCGCCGACCTCCAGCCCGAGCGGGTTGAACAAGAAATCGTCTTATTAGCGCAAAAAGCCGACGTAGACGAAGAGCTGGACCGCCTAGTGACCCACGTGAACGAAGTGCGCCGGGTGCTCAAAAAAGGGGGCGCCTGCGGTCGCCGGCTAGACTTTTTAATGCAAGAGCTCAACCGCGAAGCCAATACCCTTTCATCCAAAGCCATCGTCAGCGACAGCACCCAGGCCGCCGTTGAATTAAAAGTGCTAATCGAACAAATGCGCGAGCAAATTCAGAATATCGAGTAA
- the gmk gene encoding guanylate kinase produces the protein MPTGKLYTISAPSGAGKTSLVQALIEADSNICVSVSHTTRAIRPGEHDGMNYHFCTHPQFEAMLAEQAFLEHAEVFGNHYGTSKHWVQETLAQGKDVILEIDWQGAHQIGQLMPETVSVFILPPSQQALRERLTQRGQDDESVIEQRMNEAVSEMSHYAEAHFLVINDDFNSALDDLKAIFRCHRLSRQQQQRLHPQLLQQLLS, from the coding sequence ATGCCCACCGGTAAGCTTTACACTATCTCCGCGCCCTCAGGTGCCGGTAAAACCAGCCTAGTACAGGCCTTGATAGAAGCCGACAGCAATATCTGCGTCTCCGTTTCACACACCACCCGCGCCATACGCCCCGGCGAACACGATGGCATGAACTACCACTTTTGCACGCACCCACAATTCGAGGCCATGCTGGCTGAGCAGGCGTTTTTAGAACACGCCGAAGTATTCGGCAACCACTACGGCACCTCTAAGCACTGGGTACAAGAGACCTTAGCGCAAGGCAAAGACGTCATTTTGGAAATAGATTGGCAGGGTGCCCATCAAATTGGTCAACTTATGCCCGAAACCGTCTCCGTCTTTATATTGCCCCCCTCGCAGCAAGCCCTGCGTGAGCGCCTCACCCAACGCGGCCAAGATGATGAAAGCGTGATAGAGCAGCGCATGAATGAAGCGGTAAGCGAAATGTCACACTATGCCGAAGCCCATTTTTTGGTGATCAATGACGACTTCAACAGCGCCCTAGATGACCTCAAGGCCATCTTCCGCTGCCACCGCCTCAGCAGACAGCAACAACAGCGCCTGCACCCCCAATTACTGCAACAGCTGCTAAGTTAG
- the rpoZ gene encoding DNA-directed RNA polymerase subunit omega, with amino-acid sequence MARITVEDCLDKVDNRFELVMVASKRARALATGGKEPLVSVDGDKPTVIALREIAGEKITPAEIMNPKKIDPEAEFEIAVASSEEEQPQA; translated from the coding sequence ATGGCTCGTATTACCGTTGAAGATTGTTTAGATAAAGTCGACAATCGCTTTGAACTCGTTATGGTTGCCAGCAAACGCGCCCGCGCACTTGCCACCGGTGGCAAAGAGCCACTAGTCAGCGTGGACGGCGATAAGCCAACTGTCATAGCGTTACGCGAAATTGCCGGCGAAAAAATTACCCCTGCTGAAATCATGAATCCCAAAAAGATAGACCCAGAGGCTGAGTTTGAGATAGCCGTTGCGTCGTCCGAGGAAGAACAGCCACAGGCTTAG
- the spoT gene encoding bifunctional GTP diphosphokinase/guanosine-3',5'-bis pyrophosphate 3'-pyrophosphohydrolase — protein MSSIEELSTTLQTYLTSAQVNQIQRAYFYAEQAHEGQRRRSGEPYVTHPLAVAGILADMHMDHQSLIAAMLHDVIEDTAISKKSLEEQFGGTVANLVDGVSKLTQMEFQSKAEAQAENFQKMALAMAKDIRVILVKLADRLHNMRTLGVLKPEKRRRIARETLDMYAPIAQRLGMHNIRVEFEDLGFATLHPMRSTRIHAAVLQARGHRKELIERIKESIEHCLVREGHSAAVSGREKHLYSIYKKMESKKKSFSEIMDIYAFRILVDDVDTCYRVLGCIHSLYKPVPGQFKDYIAIPKANGYQSLHTVLFGLHGVPIEIQIRTHEMEEMANFGIAAHWLYKTNDGEPVNGSHTRARQWLQGLLELQQRAGDSLEFIESVKLDLFPDEVYVFTPKGKIMELPQGATAVDFAYAVHTDVGNKCIACRINRRLAPLSEPLQSGQTVDIMTAHTHQANPAWLNFVVTSKARSNIRHLLKNQRAIESVSLGRRLLDEALTGMNSSINTLSESQVLHLLGNTGHDSIDGVLTDIGLGKRSSFLTAHQLMRDNDSSKQPAQQSLTLNGTEGFRVNFARCCYPLPGDAIIGFISAERGIVVHTDNCHNSNEFRNNPERSVPLQWAEEVEGEFSAELKVELIKSRGIIAVLANRINGTDANIEKISIEDEDPRMSIVNVVVSVHSRIHLARIMKRIRQISDVVKVSRLTH, from the coding sequence GTGTCCTCTATTGAAGAGCTAAGCACCACTCTCCAGACTTACCTCACCTCAGCACAAGTCAATCAGATCCAACGCGCCTACTTTTACGCCGAGCAAGCCCATGAAGGGCAGCGCCGCCGTAGTGGCGAACCCTACGTCACCCACCCCTTGGCTGTAGCCGGCATACTCGCCGATATGCACATGGACCATCAAAGCTTAATAGCCGCGATGCTGCACGATGTCATCGAAGACACCGCCATTTCCAAAAAATCCCTAGAAGAACAATTTGGCGGCACCGTTGCCAACCTAGTGGATGGCGTCAGCAAGCTGACCCAAATGGAGTTTCAATCCAAGGCCGAGGCGCAGGCCGAGAACTTTCAAAAAATGGCTTTGGCCATGGCCAAAGACATACGGGTTATTTTAGTTAAGCTAGCCGACCGGCTACACAATATGCGAACCCTCGGTGTGCTCAAACCCGAAAAACGCCGCCGCATTGCCCGCGAAACCCTAGACATGTACGCCCCCATCGCCCAGCGCCTAGGCATGCACAATATACGGGTAGAGTTTGAAGACCTAGGTTTTGCCACCCTGCATCCTATGCGCTCTACACGCATACATGCCGCGGTGTTACAGGCTCGCGGCCACCGCAAAGAATTAATCGAAAGAATCAAAGAGTCCATAGAGCACTGCCTAGTCCGCGAAGGCCACAGCGCCGCAGTTAGCGGTAGAGAAAAGCACCTCTATAGCATTTATAAAAAGATGGAGAGTAAGAAAAAATCCTTCTCTGAAATCATGGACATCTACGCCTTCCGCATCTTAGTAGACGACGTAGACACCTGCTACCGGGTATTGGGCTGCATACACAGTTTATATAAACCCGTGCCCGGCCAGTTTAAAGATTACATCGCCATACCCAAAGCCAATGGCTATCAATCCTTACACACGGTGCTATTTGGCCTACACGGCGTGCCCATAGAAATTCAAATTCGCACCCACGAAATGGAAGAGATGGCCAACTTCGGCATCGCCGCCCATTGGCTGTACAAAACCAATGATGGCGAACCCGTGAACGGCAGCCACACCCGCGCACGACAGTGGCTGCAAGGTTTATTAGAGCTGCAACAACGCGCGGGCGATTCTTTAGAGTTTATCGAAAGCGTCAAATTGGATTTATTCCCCGACGAAGTCTATGTATTCACCCCCAAGGGTAAAATTATGGAATTGCCGCAGGGTGCCACTGCGGTAGATTTTGCCTACGCGGTGCATACCGATGTAGGCAATAAATGCATAGCTTGTCGTATTAATCGCCGCTTAGCACCGCTGTCAGAGCCGCTGCAAAGTGGCCAAACCGTAGATATTATGACGGCGCACACACACCAAGCTAACCCGGCGTGGTTAAACTTTGTGGTCACCAGCAAGGCGCGCTCAAATATACGGCACCTGCTAAAAAATCAGCGCGCGATAGAATCTGTCAGCCTAGGTCGCCGCTTACTGGATGAGGCCCTCACCGGCATGAACTCCAGCATTAACACGCTAAGCGAATCACAAGTTTTGCACCTACTGGGTAACACCGGCCACGACAGCATCGATGGCGTATTAACCGACATAGGTTTAGGCAAACGCTCTTCATTTTTAACCGCGCACCAACTTATGCGCGACAACGACAGCAGCAAACAACCCGCCCAACAATCTCTCACCCTCAATGGCACGGAAGGCTTTAGAGTGAACTTTGCTCGCTGCTGCTACCCCTTACCCGGCGATGCCATCATAGGCTTTATTAGCGCCGAGCGCGGCATTGTCGTGCACACCGACAACTGCCATAACAGCAATGAGTTTCGCAACAACCCCGAGCGTTCAGTACCGCTGCAATGGGCCGAAGAAGTCGAAGGCGAATTTTCTGCTGAGTTAAAAGTAGAGCTGATTAAAAGCCGTGGCATTATTGCCGTGTTAGCCAACCGTATAAATGGCACCGACGCCAATATAGAAAAAATTAGTATAGAAGACGAAGACCCACGCATGAGCATAGTCAACGTGGTGGTGAGTGTGCATTCGCGTATACACCTAGCAAGAATAATGAAACGTATACGGCAGATTTCTGATGTGGTTAAAGTGTCGCGGTTAACGCACTAA